One window of Chamaesiphon minutus PCC 6605 genomic DNA carries:
- the lepB gene encoding signal peptidase I: MSNPIIHNPARGNMWRENLKVLGLSAIFALGIRTFVAEARYIPSGSMEPTLQINDRLIIDKISYDFSSPRRGDMVVFNPTRTLRQEKFHDAFIKRVIGLPGETVAVRNGRVYVNDSALTETYIAAKPDYRFGPVVVPANSYLVLGDNRNNSYDSHYWGFVPRHDIIGRAVLRFWPLNRLADFDRIVYLGSAPGQSQNRETLSRIK, encoded by the coding sequence ATGTCTAATCCAATCATCCACAATCCCGCTCGTGGAAACATGTGGCGGGAGAACTTGAAAGTCTTGGGACTGAGTGCAATCTTTGCCTTGGGCATTCGGACATTTGTTGCCGAAGCCCGTTATATTCCCTCTGGTTCGATGGAGCCAACGCTCCAGATTAACGATCGGCTGATTATCGATAAAATCAGCTACGATTTCTCATCCCCCAGACGCGGCGATATGGTGGTTTTCAACCCGACTCGCACATTGAGACAAGAAAAATTTCACGATGCCTTTATCAAGCGGGTAATTGGATTGCCAGGAGAAACCGTTGCGGTTCGTAATGGCAGAGTCTATGTCAATGACTCTGCTTTAACGGAAACTTATATTGCCGCCAAACCCGATTATCGATTTGGGCCAGTGGTGGTGCCTGCCAATTCCTACCTCGTCCTGGGGGACAATCGTAACAATAGCTACGACAGCCACTATTGGGGCTTTGTCCCACGACATGACATTATCGGTCGAGCCGTCTTGCGGTTTTGGCCGCTGAATCGGCTTGCAGACTTCGATCGGATTGTTTATCTGGGATCTGCTCCAGGACAAAGCCAAAATCGAGAAACACTCTCCAGAATCAAATAA
- a CDS encoding PDZ domain-containing protein yields MVDDCAKLSHKSHYHSQGVLVTKVTLDSPAAKAGLRSGDAIEQIDGQQIKDANSVQQIVEQKRVGSNLQIGLYRGDRPRSLSVTTVAMPAPKQQLSQSQSTP; encoded by the coding sequence ATGGTTGACGACTGTGCCAAGTTATCCCATAAGTCACACTACCACAGTCAGGGTGTGTTAGTGACCAAAGTAACCCTCGATTCCCCAGCCGCCAAAGCCGGATTGCGGTCTGGAGATGCAATCGAGCAAATTGATGGACAACAGATTAAAGATGCCAACTCGGTGCAGCAAATTGTGGAACAGAAGCGAGTTGGTAGCAACTTGCAAATCGGTCTTTATCGTGGAGATCGACCCAGATCGTTGAGTGTTACAACGGTTGCAATGCCCGCACCTAAGCAACAACTCAGTCAATCTCAATCGACCCCCTAA
- a CDS encoding APC family permease, with the protein MSFYSRLKRYAIGPSLPTSAASQERLSIPTALAVLSSDALSSVAYATEEILHVLVLAGSGVLGLSLPIALGIIGLLVVVTLSYRQTIRAYPSGGGAYTVARENLGLYPGLLAAAALTIDYILTVTVSIAAGIAALTSAVPSLYPFTVELCLLAIVFIALANLRGLRESGRLFVVPTYVFIVSIFVLILVGLVQGNSPTTIAPNMPVKESLSVFLILRAFAAGCTAMTGVEAISNGVLAFHPPEWKNARSTLLIMSGLLGSMFLGITYLANVRQIVPVDGQTVVSQLGRQIFGNGFFYYFLQIATLLILVLAANTSYADFPRLASLLARDRFLPRQLMLQGDRLVFSNGILLLSLLAAVLIVVFRGNVNAIIPLYAVGVFTSFTLSQAGMVRHWFRTKERGWRTSAVINGLGAIVTTIVFTIIVSTKFVEGAWLVTILIPLVVWIFLIIRRHYHRMSERLQITELNHDRYPLRPQIDTISHPAVLLVGGVHRGTIEALDYTRSIADEIVAVHIDVNNTDRSSIQQQWESVEPDIPLIILDSPYRSIVQPLSEFVHNFEIAHPHTFCTIVIPVFVTRHWWENLLHNQTIWFLKSALRENRSRIITTVEYYL; encoded by the coding sequence ATGTCTTTTTATTCGCGTCTCAAACGGTATGCGATCGGGCCATCTCTCCCTACTAGTGCTGCTAGTCAAGAGCGGCTGAGTATCCCGACTGCCTTAGCTGTGTTGTCTTCCGATGCACTTTCCTCAGTTGCCTATGCTACCGAAGAGATTTTACACGTCCTCGTCTTAGCAGGTAGCGGCGTATTGGGGCTGTCACTACCCATTGCTCTAGGAATTATCGGGCTGTTGGTAGTTGTAACCCTTTCCTACCGTCAGACGATTCGTGCCTATCCATCAGGGGGTGGTGCTTACACCGTCGCACGGGAAAATTTAGGACTTTATCCAGGTTTATTGGCAGCAGCAGCTTTAACGATCGATTACATCTTGACTGTTACCGTCAGCATCGCCGCAGGTATTGCCGCGCTCACCTCGGCGGTTCCCAGCCTGTATCCTTTCACTGTCGAGCTTTGTCTGCTGGCGATCGTTTTTATCGCCCTGGCTAATCTGCGGGGTTTGCGCGAATCTGGTCGATTGTTCGTCGTGCCAACTTATGTTTTTATCGTCAGCATCTTTGTCTTGATTTTAGTGGGTTTAGTGCAAGGGAACAGCCCGACAACGATCGCACCTAACATGCCAGTAAAAGAATCTCTGAGTGTCTTTTTGATTTTACGGGCATTTGCCGCAGGTTGTACTGCGATGACTGGGGTAGAGGCAATTTCTAATGGAGTATTAGCATTCCATCCGCCGGAGTGGAAAAATGCCCGTTCGACATTGCTAATTATGAGTGGGTTGCTAGGTAGTATGTTCTTGGGCATTACCTATCTCGCCAACGTTCGTCAGATCGTGCCTGTAGATGGACAAACCGTGGTTTCCCAGCTAGGGCGACAGATTTTCGGGAACGGTTTTTTTTACTACTTCCTGCAAATTGCTACATTACTGATTCTGGTTTTAGCTGCCAACACCAGCTATGCGGATTTTCCGCGCTTGGCTTCGCTGTTAGCTCGCGATCGGTTTTTACCGCGACAGTTGATGCTGCAAGGCGATCGATTGGTTTTTTCTAATGGAATTTTGCTACTGAGTTTACTAGCTGCTGTGTTGATTGTTGTATTTCGCGGTAATGTAAATGCGATTATTCCCCTATATGCCGTTGGGGTATTTACGTCGTTTACCCTCTCGCAAGCGGGAATGGTAAGACACTGGTTTAGAACTAAGGAACGGGGCTGGCGCACCAGTGCGGTAATTAATGGTTTGGGCGCAATAGTGACGACGATCGTGTTTACTATTATTGTTAGTACCAAGTTTGTCGAAGGAGCTTGGCTAGTAACGATTTTAATTCCCTTAGTGGTTTGGATATTTCTGATAATTAGGCGACATTACCACAGGATGAGCGAACGGTTGCAAATTACCGAACTAAACCACGATCGCTATCCCCTCCGCCCGCAGATCGATACAATCTCCCATCCTGCCGTTTTATTAGTAGGAGGAGTGCATCGCGGTACGATCGAAGCCTTAGACTATACCCGCAGTATTGCCGATGAAATTGTTGCCGTTCATATCGATGTTAATAATACCGATCGATCCTCAATTCAGCAGCAGTGGGAAAGTGTAGAACCAGACATTCCGTTAATCATTCTCGATTCGCCTTATCGCTCGATCGTCCAACCATTGAGTGAATTCGTACACAATTTTGAGATCGCCCATCCCCATACTTTTTGTACGATCGTCATTCCAGTCTTTGTTACTCGTCATTGGTGGGAAAACCTGCTTCACAATCAAACCATCTGGTTTCTCAAATCTGCCTTGCGAGAAAACCGCAGCCGAATTATTACCACTGTTGAATACTATCTTTAG
- a CDS encoding YidH family protein yields the protein MSRPPIDRQREHQANERTFLAWLRTSIALISFGFAIARFGLFLRQLGLVITRQASPTNPIFNSQNLGLGMVVFGIALIALAAWRYSQVFWQIERGDYQPSRITVFVMTGIVIILGILSLPLLIVRDREIIPPALPSKSLKSNR from the coding sequence ATGTCGCGACCACCGATCGATCGCCAGCGGGAACATCAAGCAAACGAACGTACTTTCCTCGCTTGGCTCCGCACCTCGATTGCCCTAATTAGCTTTGGATTTGCGATCGCCCGCTTTGGCTTATTTTTGCGTCAGCTTGGATTAGTAATCACCCGTCAAGCAAGTCCTACAAACCCGATCTTTAACTCCCAAAACCTCGGTCTTGGTATGGTTGTTTTTGGGATCGCACTCATCGCTCTGGCTGCTTGGCGATACAGCCAAGTATTCTGGCAAATCGAACGCGGAGATTATCAACCGAGCCGCATTACCGTATTTGTCATGACTGGAATCGTCATCATTTTAGGAATCCTGAGCCTTCCCTTACTAATAGTTCGCGATCGAGAAATAATTCCTCCTGCTTTACCTTCTAAAAGTCTCAAGTCTAATCGGTAA
- a CDS encoding trypsin-like peptidase domain-containing protein yields the protein MQTENRESHNRFEVSPLDLDPNIRQHRSNRDFVRAKLLTPLGLILLGAGGAIAINYGFTKSMMFFTPQHPASISTPIASVPADRLASVPTPSNFITQVVDKAGAAVVRIDSKQTVTKQPPAEFNDPFFQKFFGSQVPSSPSKEIVRGIGSGFIISSNGEILTNAHVVNGVNTVKVTLKDGRTFQGKVMGTDPVTDVAVVKIPSNNLPVVELGDSARLKPGEWAIAIGNPLGLDNTVTSGIISATGRSSSDIGAPNERVNFIQTDASINPGNSGGPLLNARGQVIGMNTAIIQDARGLGFAIPINTAKTIANQLIATGIVKHPYLGIEMVTLTPDLQKQINDDPNSNLTIYL from the coding sequence ATGCAAACCGAAAATCGTGAATCTCACAATAGATTTGAAGTCAGTCCGCTCGATCTCGATCCAAATATCCGACAGCATCGTAGCAACAGAGATTTTGTTCGAGCAAAATTATTGACTCCGCTCGGTCTAATTTTATTGGGAGCTGGAGGTGCCATCGCTATAAATTATGGATTTACAAAAAGCATGATGTTTTTCACGCCACAGCATCCAGCCTCGATTTCTACTCCCATCGCTTCAGTGCCTGCCGATCGATTGGCATCGGTGCCAACACCCTCAAACTTCATCACTCAAGTTGTCGATAAAGCAGGAGCCGCAGTCGTTCGCATCGACTCGAAGCAGACAGTTACCAAGCAACCTCCGGCTGAATTTAACGACCCTTTTTTCCAAAAGTTCTTCGGCTCCCAAGTGCCAAGCTCACCATCAAAGGAAATTGTCAGAGGAATTGGTTCGGGCTTTATCATCAGCTCCAATGGCGAAATTCTCACAAATGCTCATGTGGTGAATGGAGTTAATACCGTGAAGGTGACGCTCAAAGATGGACGCACATTTCAAGGCAAAGTGATGGGCACCGATCCGGTTACTGATGTAGCGGTTGTTAAAATCCCCTCGAACAATTTACCCGTGGTCGAACTGGGCGATTCCGCTCGCTTGAAGCCAGGAGAATGGGCGATTGCAATTGGGAATCCTCTCGGTTTAGATAATACGGTCACATCCGGGATTATTAGTGCTACAGGTCGCTCCAGCAGTGATATCGGTGCCCCAAACGAGCGAGTTAACTTTATTCAGACGGATGCGTCAATCAATCCTGGTAACTCAGGTGGCCCCCTCCTCAATGCACGGGGACAAGTGATTGGCATGAATACAGCGATTATTCAGGATGCTCGCGGACTGGGCTTTGCAATTCCCATTAATACTGCCAAAACGATCGCCAACCAGTTGATTGCTACAGGCATCGTCAAGCATCCCTATTTGGGGATTGAAATGGTGACGTTAACTCCCGATCTCCAAAAGCAAATTAATGACGATCCCAACAGCAACCTGACGATCTACCTGTGA
- a CDS encoding ATP-binding protein: protein MKDVVTVDLTLELTSKLNHFKEYAVSHPQLLQVDKVLMQAIQEPAGFAHVLIYGPSGVGKTTMIRQISRRLNEISNEIPPAVVTDRSSYSNGGVAPVPLLLLETRPPDGGAFNRADYYRTALKLLGEPFYERRLLVDIDTEQTIEKKGRGRSKATQFNDSPELRHALEAAMAKRGVRAVILDEAQHLMKVGSGASGGKLLDQLDWIKSMTNVTGVLHILIGTYELLNFRNLSGQASRRGLDLHFPRYLFQHEQDRQDFQGVLLALLKQVPLTTDIPALMQHWFYFYERSIGCIGVLKDWLIRAVAAAIREGSDTLTQGRLEEHALSLSQCERMALDAIEGEQKLGYAESRRDHLWRLLQSGMTSTTVPTTVVSTTVAVEDAPPPAKKPRKKRSTSSTTESVTASVETFETIVEPVPPKKRRSKKAVTTPAPVPDPVPETLNVTTNDLAVDLLGAEIPLPVAEPAKKKNSRRVGQRNPQRDPVG, encoded by the coding sequence ATGAAGGATGTTGTGACTGTCGATCTGACGCTGGAATTAACATCCAAGCTGAATCACTTTAAAGAGTATGCTGTGTCACATCCTCAACTACTCCAGGTAGATAAGGTATTGATGCAAGCCATTCAAGAACCCGCTGGATTTGCTCATGTGCTGATTTATGGGCCTTCTGGGGTGGGTAAAACGACGATGATTCGTCAAATTTCCCGACGGTTAAATGAGATCTCAAATGAGATCCCACCAGCGGTTGTTACAGACCGCTCCAGCTATAGTAATGGTGGGGTTGCGCCAGTACCCTTATTGCTGCTGGAAACACGTCCACCGGATGGTGGAGCCTTCAACCGAGCAGATTACTACCGCACTGCTCTAAAACTGTTGGGTGAACCCTTCTACGAACGCCGTCTGTTGGTCGATATCGATACCGAACAAACGATTGAGAAGAAAGGCCGTGGACGGAGTAAAGCTACCCAGTTTAATGATTCTCCCGAACTGCGTCATGCGCTCGAAGCAGCGATGGCGAAACGGGGCGTAAGAGCTGTGATTCTCGATGAAGCCCAACATCTGATGAAGGTTGGCAGTGGCGCGAGTGGTGGTAAGTTACTCGACCAATTGGACTGGATTAAGTCGATGACGAATGTGACTGGGGTGCTGCACATTCTGATTGGCACTTACGAGCTGTTGAACTTTCGCAATTTAAGCGGGCAGGCATCGCGGCGGGGGCTGGATCTGCATTTTCCGCGTTATCTGTTTCAACACGAGCAAGACCGTCAGGATTTTCAAGGGGTGTTATTGGCACTGCTCAAGCAAGTTCCACTCACGACTGATATCCCTGCTTTGATGCAGCATTGGTTCTATTTTTACGAACGGTCGATTGGTTGTATTGGTGTACTCAAGGACTGGCTGATTCGGGCGGTGGCGGCAGCTATCCGCGAGGGGAGTGACACTTTGACTCAAGGGCGATTAGAGGAACATGCGTTGTCTTTGTCTCAATGCGAACGGATGGCTCTGGATGCGATTGAGGGCGAACAAAAGCTGGGCTATGCGGAAAGTCGGCGCGACCATTTATGGCGGTTGTTGCAATCTGGGATGACCTCAACGACTGTGCCTACCACTGTTGTCTCCACAACAGTGGCTGTCGAGGATGCTCCGCCACCTGCCAAAAAGCCAAGGAAAAAGCGTTCCACTTCGTCAACTACTGAGTCAGTGACTGCATCTGTCGAGACTTTCGAGACTATCGTTGAACCTGTCCCGCCTAAGAAAAGAAGGAGTAAAAAGGCTGTCACTACGCCAGCGCCAGTCCCAGATCCAGTCCCAGAAACTTTGAATGTCACAACCAACGATCTGGCAGTAGATCTGCTTGGGGCTGAAATTCCGCTTCCTGTAGCCGAACCAGCTAAGAAAAAAAACTCAAGGCGTGTCGGACAGCGCAATCCACAGCGAGATCCAGTTGGCTGA
- a CDS encoding HAD-IA family hydrolase gives MSELFQNLFDFFTFYSYTEIKKLNIRSLLGFSPPLRHHRSVLYFWLFNRLGETTQDAVAIMLQITSFKQTQPLNTDLKPRLIIFDFDGTLADSLVIMIDITNRLASEFGYKQLSDDFIATLKYLSPWEIVRAIDVALWKIPWIVQRVRQEFYTEAKRVELFSGIVELVERLKAEHYRLGIVSSNSEANIHAVLRQYGIEHRFDFVTSASTFGKGRAISKVIKQSNIERANAVYVGDEIRDIRAARSVGIKIVAVSWGFNDPTALLQQKPDLLIAEPADLLSAIDRLYSPAILSFPAS, from the coding sequence TTGAGCGAACTATTTCAAAATCTTTTCGACTTCTTTACTTTCTATTCATACACTGAAATTAAGAAATTAAACATTCGATCGCTATTGGGGTTTAGTCCTCCGTTACGACATCATCGATCGGTTTTATATTTCTGGCTTTTCAATCGACTGGGTGAAACAACCCAAGATGCTGTTGCGATTATGTTGCAAATAACCTCATTCAAACAAACTCAACCACTAAATACCGATCTCAAACCCCGACTGATTATTTTTGACTTTGATGGTACCTTGGCAGATAGTCTCGTCATCATGATAGACATTACCAATCGGCTTGCGTCGGAGTTTGGTTACAAACAGTTGAGCGACGATTTCATTGCTACTCTCAAATATCTCAGTCCTTGGGAAATAGTCCGCGCCATCGATGTGGCGTTGTGGAAAATCCCGTGGATCGTGCAGCGCGTCAGACAAGAATTTTACACTGAAGCCAAACGGGTAGAACTGTTTTCAGGCATTGTCGAGTTAGTCGAACGACTCAAAGCCGAACACTATCGGTTGGGGATCGTCAGTTCCAATTCCGAAGCTAATATTCACGCCGTACTACGTCAGTATGGCATCGAGCATCGATTCGATTTTGTCACGAGTGCTAGTACTTTCGGCAAAGGTAGAGCGATCTCCAAAGTGATAAAACAAAGCAACATCGAGCGAGCTAATGCAGTTTATGTAGGCGACGAAATTCGCGATATCCGCGCCGCTCGGTCGGTTGGGATAAAGATCGTTGCTGTAAGCTGGGGTTTCAACGATCCCACCGCCCTACTCCAGCAGAAACCAGATCTGCTAATTGCCGAGCCTGCTGACTTACTCTCAGCGATCGATCGCCTGTATTCTCCAGCAATTCTTTCGTTCCCTGCATCATAG
- a CDS encoding DUF1003 domain-containing protein: MIQHHPLTIAQLKAKLLSIRQPHREHSQGLNASEKLALVITQRVGTIGFFFIILIWTVVWIGWNTIAPVSLRFDPFPAFVLWLFLSNLIQIMLMPLIMVGQNVQSKFDGIKSQADYEVNIKAEQEIETILQHLENHQLALDEIKELLKSRKTPE; the protein is encoded by the coding sequence ATGATCCAGCACCATCCTCTGACAATCGCCCAGCTCAAAGCCAAGCTATTGAGTATTCGCCAACCCCATCGAGAACACAGCCAAGGCTTAAATGCCTCAGAAAAGTTAGCATTAGTTATCACTCAAAGAGTTGGGACGATCGGATTTTTCTTTATTATCCTAATTTGGACGGTTGTGTGGATCGGCTGGAATACGATCGCACCAGTTTCACTCAGATTCGATCCTTTTCCGGCTTTTGTTCTCTGGTTATTCCTATCCAATCTCATTCAAATCATGCTAATGCCACTAATTATGGTCGGTCAAAATGTCCAGAGTAAATTTGATGGCATCAAATCTCAAGCAGACTACGAAGTTAATATCAAAGCCGAGCAGGAAATCGAGACAATATTACAACACTTAGAAAATCATCAGCTTGCTTTAGATGAAATTAAGGAGCTACTGAAATCTAGAAAAACACCTGAATAA
- a CDS encoding TnsA endonuclease N-terminal domain-containing protein, protein MNPREFERWCQTLNLPPAAIEAIAKIRSAPPSRRVQGRASNVSGTYPSQKMGLTIQFESHKVELWAIYLMEHDPTVLEFYDQPSCFKIQYTNKSGRKIGHYHTPDFFVLGTKSAAWVEWKTEAELEKLSEKYPTRYLQAADGSWRCPPGEAYASPLGLEYHVRTDASLDPIYIQNLIFLEDYLGFKTDSNPSIQALVKERVKTAPGITLAALLASSPQISANDVYVMIVLDQLYIALLDVPLVQHERVRLYPDRQTYDTYRESSQHQKDLTIADTAPPTLVANTRLRWDGRLWTLVNLGETTTTLLPEIGQPLQISSAFFYQLLDGGAINFPETEGATNPAVIALMEGASPSDLRTANQRFGAVMAEREQGAAGQSDVSKRTLYRWLKQLKEAELKYGCGYVGLLPKTQARGNRTTKAPNVSSELLNTFITGQFETPTQAPAASVYRAYQRACEQQGIPSLSRCTFYARLQQRPIHEQTEKRKGSKAAYRHQPWYWELTYSTPRHGDRPLGIVHIDHTQLDLELRSATTGRLLGRPWLTLMVDAYSRRILTIYLTFDPPSYRSCMMAIRICVQRFGRFPQAIVVDGGKEFHSVYFDTLLARYHCTKKTRPGAKPRFGSVIERLFGTTNTQLIFNLSGNTQATKQVREITKAVNPKQHALWTLGDLYAYLVEYAYVVYDQNEHPALSMSPQSAYEQGEMNAGERLHRRIAYDEDFILATHPSPRSGQALVQPGKGIKLNYLYYWSDAFRHPEVERTKVSVRYDPFDLGVAYAYVQGRWVKCISQYYSIFSGRSERELLLASLEIKQQAKLTQTNTTISAKRLADFLSNVTAHEALMLQRLRDLEGQNVLNTLGQRASSAPQSQPQPQTEPLAPNSLQTLAPTQPSPALVLDLSQIPLFEEYR, encoded by the coding sequence TTGAACCCAAGAGAATTTGAACGATGGTGTCAGACACTGAACTTGCCACCAGCAGCCATCGAAGCGATCGCTAAGATCCGGTCGGCTCCCCCAAGCCGTCGCGTCCAAGGACGAGCCTCTAATGTCAGCGGTACCTACCCTTCCCAAAAAATGGGGTTGACCATCCAATTTGAAAGCCACAAGGTAGAATTGTGGGCGATCTACTTGATGGAACACGACCCAACTGTTCTAGAGTTTTACGACCAACCATCCTGCTTTAAAATTCAATACACCAACAAATCTGGACGCAAGATCGGTCACTATCACACGCCAGACTTCTTTGTCCTGGGCACCAAATCAGCCGCCTGGGTGGAATGGAAAACCGAAGCCGAACTGGAGAAACTGAGTGAAAAATATCCCACTCGTTATCTCCAAGCCGCAGATGGCTCGTGGCGATGCCCGCCTGGAGAGGCTTATGCTTCTCCATTGGGTCTTGAATATCACGTTCGCACTGATGCCTCATTAGACCCCATCTATATCCAGAACTTAATCTTCCTAGAGGATTACCTCGGATTTAAGACAGACAGTAATCCGTCGATTCAAGCACTGGTCAAAGAGAGAGTTAAAACAGCACCAGGCATCACTTTAGCCGCTCTGTTGGCATCCTCACCCCAAATCAGTGCCAATGATGTCTATGTGATGATAGTCCTCGACCAACTCTACATCGCACTCTTAGATGTGCCGCTCGTACAGCACGAACGAGTACGGCTATATCCAGACCGCCAGACTTATGACACTTATCGAGAAAGTTCTCAACACCAAAAAGATCTAACTATTGCTGACACTGCACCACCGACATTAGTTGCCAACACTCGTCTGCGCTGGGATGGCAGACTCTGGACATTAGTTAATCTGGGAGAGACAACCACTACCCTACTACCAGAAATCGGACAGCCACTGCAAATATCTTCCGCATTCTTTTACCAACTTCTCGACGGCGGAGCAATTAACTTTCCTGAAACAGAAGGAGCGACGAATCCAGCAGTAATAGCATTGATGGAGGGAGCATCCCCAAGCGATCTGAGAACAGCTAACCAACGGTTTGGGGCAGTCATGGCAGAGCGAGAGCAAGGAGCCGCAGGGCAGAGCGATGTCTCCAAACGGACTCTGTACCGATGGTTGAAGCAGTTGAAAGAGGCAGAACTTAAATACGGTTGCGGCTATGTCGGATTGCTACCCAAAACGCAAGCACGGGGGAACCGGACAACCAAAGCCCCAAACGTATCGAGTGAATTACTCAACACCTTTATTACCGGGCAGTTTGAAACCCCCACCCAAGCACCCGCCGCTTCAGTCTATCGAGCATACCAACGAGCTTGCGAACAGCAGGGCATTCCCTCACTGTCGCGGTGTACTTTTTACGCTCGTCTCCAACAACGACCGATTCACGAGCAGACTGAAAAGCGCAAAGGCTCTAAAGCTGCCTATCGCCACCAACCTTGGTATTGGGAACTAACTTACAGTACCCCTCGCCACGGCGACCGCCCCCTGGGTATCGTTCATATCGACCACACTCAACTCGATCTAGAATTGCGTTCTGCGACAACAGGAAGATTGCTGGGAAGACCTTGGCTGACCTTAATGGTAGATGCCTATTCACGCCGCATCCTCACCATTTATCTGACCTTCGACCCACCCAGTTACCGTTCCTGCATGATGGCGATTCGCATCTGCGTTCAACGCTTCGGTCGCTTCCCGCAAGCCATCGTGGTCGATGGTGGGAAAGAGTTTCACAGCGTCTATTTTGACACCTTACTCGCGCGTTATCACTGTACCAAAAAGACTCGTCCTGGAGCCAAACCCCGCTTTGGTAGTGTAATCGAGCGACTGTTTGGGACTACCAATACCCAGTTAATCTTCAACTTGTCAGGCAACACCCAAGCGACCAAACAAGTGCGAGAAATTACCAAGGCAGTTAACCCCAAACAACATGCCCTGTGGACATTGGGCGATTTGTACGCCTATTTGGTTGAGTATGCCTATGTTGTTTACGACCAAAACGAACACCCAGCCTTATCGATGTCACCCCAGAGTGCTTACGAGCAGGGAGAAATGAACGCAGGGGAACGACTGCATCGGCGGATTGCTTATGATGAAGATTTTATCCTCGCCACTCACCCCAGTCCGCGTTCGGGACAGGCTTTAGTTCAACCTGGAAAGGGGATTAAATTGAATTACCTCTACTATTGGAGCGATGCGTTCCGCCATCCTGAAGTCGAACGCACGAAAGTCTCAGTGCGTTACGACCCCTTCGATTTAGGCGTGGCTTATGCTTACGTTCAAGGGCGATGGGTTAAGTGCATTTCTCAGTATTACAGCATTTTCTCAGGACGCAGCGAACGAGAACTGCTGTTAGCTTCGCTCGAAATCAAGCAACAAGCCAAACTCACTCAGACGAACACTACTATTTCGGCTAAACGTCTAGCTGATTTCCTTAGTAATGTCACCGCTCATGAGGCTTTGATGCTGCAACGCTTGCGGGATTTGGAGGGGCAAAATGTCCTCAATACACTCGGACAAAGAGCGTCGTCTGCTCCACAGAGCCAGCCCCAGCCACAAACAGAACCACTCGCTCCTAATAGTCTTCAAACCCTTGCTCCCACTCAACCTAGTCCAGCCTTAGTCTTAGATCTGTCCCAAATCCCGTTGTTTGAGGAGTACCGTTAA
- a CDS encoding sulfite exporter TauE/SafE family protein produces MTSLPWSIEVVVGSGMGFCSGLFGLGGSSIGTPILRLLGLPALIALASPLPLTLPSAIGGAIAYRNTHLIHWRIAVSTSLWGSPGVIAGSLLTKFLHGTVLMLFTALFILGVGMYGLSGLRNRATPEPRAKLNERIVPYWSPLVGLINGLLANGGGLLLVPFYQLGIGLELRAALATSLATVALMALPSTIVHTALGHIDWVLTGWLAIGVFPFTYLGSQLALHLPTPILTRLYSLFLIALALYFGYIEITSLLPK; encoded by the coding sequence ATGACTTCACTGCCTTGGTCGATCGAAGTGGTGGTTGGATCGGGGATGGGCTTTTGTTCGGGGCTGTTTGGTTTGGGCGGTAGTTCCATCGGTACGCCGATTCTGCGGTTACTGGGGCTACCTGCGTTGATTGCGCTAGCGAGTCCGCTGCCACTAACCTTACCCAGTGCGATTGGCGGTGCGATCGCGTATCGAAATACTCACCTGATTCACTGGCGAATTGCTGTATCAACCAGCTTGTGGGGTAGTCCTGGAGTAATTGCGGGATCTTTGCTGACAAAATTTCTGCATGGAACTGTGCTGATGCTATTCACGGCATTGTTTATTCTCGGCGTGGGGATGTATGGGTTAAGTGGACTCCGAAATCGAGCTACGCCCGAACCGAGGGCGAAATTAAACGAGCGGATCGTGCCCTACTGGTCGCCGCTAGTGGGGTTAATTAATGGATTGCTGGCTAATGGTGGCGGATTGCTGCTCGTCCCGTTCTATCAACTCGGAATCGGGCTAGAGCTGAGAGCTGCCTTGGCAACTTCTCTGGCAACTGTAGCTCTGATGGCACTGCCTTCGACGATCGTTCATACTGCTTTAGGACACATCGATTGGGTCTTGACGGGATGGTTGGCGATCGGAGTTTTTCCGTTTACTTATTTAGGAAGTCAACTGGCTCTACATTTACCCACTCCAATTTTGACTCGTCTTTATAGCCTATTTTTAATTGCCCTAGCACTATATTTTGGCTACATAGAGATTACTAGCTTGCTACCAAAATGA